In Miscanthus floridulus cultivar M001 chromosome 5, ASM1932011v1, whole genome shotgun sequence, one genomic interval encodes:
- the LOC136455404 gene encoding uncharacterized protein, which produces MVNPILPPNAPTVEEDPNVLIAEDDGMEVDAKDKPEDDEIEPFEDDHGDGLMSIKHIEFMKLTQGTKSLTEYLHAFNNLSRYATKFADTEAKKIASFKRGHDPKLMKTLANNKSATFNEFISDALTQDNQNNIYVASKNRKRAFEAGASQSKAPVVVRPQFHPPAPKFRPPQKKVQTVQNQKVVHKAYSIALPKGGSGQGSSNVPPSNLPCWNCNKPGHWARNYPIPKRTTRSRVIPMCIRDMCTIQLLKKFLLVKLLLRMIVTIDKGSYYLSVVRNQISTNQIVRDVCISISNQEYTIDLVVLSGLEIDVILGMIWMSGHGVLIDTSTQVVMLRELDSKNAFLVPLPRDFDLQNVANAIQLMTIADNPMVCEFLDMFLNELPGLPLDRDV; this is translated from the exons atggtgaacccaattcttcctccaaATGCTCCAACGGTGGAAGAAGATCCTAATGTAttgattgctgaggatgatggcatggaggtggacgcCAAGGACAAGCCTGAAGATGATGAGAttgagccttttgaggatgaccatggtgatg GTCTTATGAGTATCAAGCATATCGAGTTTATGAAGCTGACCCAAGGTACAAAGAGCTTGACTGAATATctacatgctttcaacaacttgtcaagatatgccacAAAATTTGCTGATACTGAGGCGAAgaaaattgctagtttcaagcgggggcaTGACCCCAAGCTGATGAAGACTCTTGCTAATAACAAGTCTGCCACTTTCAATGAATTTATCAGTGATGCCTTAACTCAAGACAATCAAAACAACATTTATGTTGCATCCAAGAATCGAAAGAGAGCATTTGAAGCAGGCGCTTCTCAGTCAAAAGCTCCAGTTGTTGTGAGACCTCAGTTTCACCCACCTGCTCCCAAGTTTAGGCCACCTCAGAAAAAGGTGCAAACCGTTCAGAATCAGAAGGTGGTTCACAAGGCCTATTCTATTGCTCTACCAAAAGGTGGCTCAGGACAAGGAAGTTCCAATGTTCCACCCAGTAACCTACCAtgttggaactgcaacaagcctggccattgggcaagaaattACCCTATCCCAAAAAGAACAACCAGAAGCAGGGTAATTCCAATGTGCATtagggacatgtgcactatacaACTGTTgaagaaattcctgctggtgaagttaTTACTGCGG ATGATAGTTACTATAGATAAGGGTAGCTACTACTTAAGTGTAGTCAGAAATCAAATCTCCACcaaccaaatagttagagatgtgtGCATCTCAATAAGCAACCAGGAGTATACCATAGATCTTGTAGTATTGTCCGGGTTGGAGatagatgtaatcctaggaatgataTGGATGAGTGGCCACGGAGTTCTTATTGATACTTCCACTCAGGTGGTTATGTTAAGGGAACTAGATAGTAAGAATGCTTTCTTAGTGCCACTTCCCAGAGATTTTGACCTCCAAAATGTAGCTAATGCTATCCAGCTCATGACTATTGCTGACAATCCAATGGTGTGTGAATTCCTGGACATGTTTCTGAATGAGTTGCCTGGGTTACCGCTTGATAGAGATGTATAG